Genomic DNA from Cytophagia bacterium CHB2:
ACCAGGGCCTGCGCCACGGGAATTTCATAAATCGAGTCTTCCGTCAACGACACACGAATCGTATCGCCAAGCCCGTCTTCCAACAACGCGCCGATGCCTACGGCAGACTTGATGCGGCCGTCTTCGCCGTCGCCCGCTTCCGTAACGCCGAGATGAAAGGGATAGGTCATGCCCAATTCATACATGCGCGCCGCGAGTAAACGATATGCCTGAATCATGACTTGCGGATTCGAAGATTTCATCGACACGACGATATCTTTGTAGCCGTGCGACTCGCAGATGCGGATGAACTCCAACGCAGATTGCACCATACCTTCAGGCGTGTCGCCGTAGCGATTCATGATGCGATCGGCAAGCGAACCGTGATTCACGCCGATGCGCATGCTCACGCCATTGGCCCGGCATTTTTTCACCAGCGGCGAGAAGCGCTGCGCGATGCGCTCGAGCTCGCCTTGATATTCGGCCTCGGTGTATTCGCGCACCTCGAACTTTTTCTTGTCCGCATAATTGCCGGGATTGATGCGCACTTTCTCGACAATCTCCGCGGCTACCAACGCCGCGTTGGGTGTGTAGTGAATATCCGCCACCAGCGGCACACGAATGTTTTGCCGCCGCAGCTCGGCTTTGATGTTGCGCAGATTCTCGGCCTCGTTCATCGAAGGCGCTGTGATGCGCACAATCTCGCAACCGGCTTCGTGAAGTTGAATGGTTTCTTTCACAGTCGCGGCCGTGTCCATGGTATCGGAAATCGTCATGGATTGCACGCGAATGGGATTCTCGCAGCCAATGCCAATGTCGCCCACTTTCACTTCGTGCGTCGGGCGCCGGCGGTAAAAAAACGGGTGTTCACAGAATTTCACAAATGAGGAGATCATAAGCTGCTTTCGATGTATGCGATGTACTTTTTGACTTCGGTTGTTTTCTTCAACACGATCTGGCAATTGCTATCGTAGATGACTGTTTCATATGTTCAACGCATTGTCACGCAGGGTTCCCAAGATTTTGACCTTTTCCCAGTTCCTGTCGACCTTCCATGATCTTGTGAAGGCAACAGCACACTACTAAATACTTCACAAGATTCCATCTGAATGACCAAAACAGAGTATCCGAATAGTTCAAGGTGTCAGTGCACCGGGCCCACTCAAACACCCAGATAGAGTTTTCGTTGATATTGAAAATCGAGAAAACGATGATGCGCCATCACTTCAAACAACTCGCGGTGGTCGCGGTCGCGATCAAGCAGCAAAATCCCTTGCTCAAAGATGCTGTTCATCAAATAAAGATTTTCCAGGCGATCCAGGAAAGTCACATCCAAATTTTCCAGCGCAGTTTTCTTGCCCAATCGTTGAATGATGCCGAGCCGTTCGTCGAGGCTTAATTTCTTTGCAGGAAAGACGGCAATGTCGATATCGCTCAGGGGTGTCGTTTCATTCACCGCTGCAGAACCGAATAAATAAGCAAAAAGAATTGCTGCTTCACATGCGAGTGCCTGCTGCAGCTTTTTATGCATCCGGTTGTTCATTGCCAATTTGAGATTGAATCATCATCAGAAATTCGTGACGGCATTCACACGCTGTGACCGGCAAATATAACACATCTGTGCAGGATAGTCAACCGGTGTAATCGTGCTAAACTTCCTTACAATACAATCCTGGCAGCTAGCCGTTTCAAACGAATGAGTTTCGCGCCGGCACAATTCTCATTGAATTTGGATTGGGATTTTTGTAAAACAACAGGTGTTTTCTTAGAGTCATTTCCTTGACGTAGCAGCATCAAACAAAGGAGTGCAACATGAGAATTGGAATTCTGGGCTCGGGAGATGTGGGAAAAGCGCTGGCCACTGGTTTCATAAAATATGGCTACGAAGTGATGGTGGGAACACGTAATCCGGGAAAATTATCTGCCTGGAAAGCCTCTGCGGGAAAGGACGGGAGAGTTGGAACCTTTGCTGAAACGGCAGCCTTTGGTGAGATGTTGGTGCTGGCTGCCAAAGGCACGATAGCCCAAAGTACATTGCGGTTGGCCGGCGAGGAAAATCTCAAAGGCAAAATCATTATTGACACCACCAATCCCATTGCCGAAACGCCGCCGGAAAATGGTGTGATAAAGTATTTCACCTCGCTCGACAACTCGCTCATGGAACAATTGCAGGCGGCTTTCCCGGAGACGCATTTCGTCAAAGCGTTCAGTTGTATCGGCAATGCGTTTATGATCAACCCGAATTTCGGCGGCATTAAGCCGAGCATGTTTATTTGCGGCAACCATCAAAACGCCAAGAATGAGGTCAGTAAAATTCTTGACCTGTTTGGCTTTGAGGTGGAGGACATGGGAGGCGTGGAGGCGGCGCGCGCCATTGAGCCGCTGTGCATCTTGTGGTGCATCCCGGGATTTTTGCACAATGACTGGACGCATGCCTTCAAGTTGTTGAAGAAATAGCCTTGCGCCACGGGCGTTGTTAATCGCGTGTAAACGCCAGAATTTCTCAGATAACTTTTAAACATGGTGACACGATACGTTCTGCCATCTATCGTTTCTCAAGGCTTCACCCTCACGAATCGAAAGCCGAGCGATGAATTCTGACAAGCTCAATGCCTGGACAAATTTGATCTCCAAAATTGTTTGGTTAATTGTCATCCTCATCGTCGCTGCCGGTGTAGGCAAGTGGTGGTTGAGCCGTGAAACGGCAAAGCCCGTGCGGGTTACAAAGCCGGTTCCCGAGCCGCCGGTTGATTGGACGCAGGTCGATGCCGCCATCGTGGCTTCATTGGCGCAAGCGCGTGCGGCGGCGGATACAACTGCCACGCATAAGCTGAACGCCTGGATCGACGATCTCATGTGGCGCGTGGACCGGGATTTTCTCGACTGGTATTTCGGCTATTGGAATCAGCAAAAGCTGGGATTAAAAGCGCTGGGTTATGCCGTCATGCATTATGTCTTTGAAGATGAGCCAGAGGCCGCCGAGCGCATCACCGAGGAAGTTCAGGAAGAATTTGCGCAACGCGTGCTGCGCCCGCAAATCGCGCAACTGGAATTGGAGCGCATGACCACCGAAGTTTTGGAAGTCTATGTCAGCAGTCTGGCGCGTGATCTCGCCGGTATTCCCGCCGAGTACAAAATTCCAAAGCCGGAGTGGGAGCGCTATCTCGACGATATTGCCGTGCTCACCTCGAATATTGAAGGCAATCGCCAGATTTCGCTTTCACTGAAAGCTGCCACGGTATCGACAGTGGGCGGCGGCGTGATGCTGTCGAAATCATTAAGCCCGGCCATCAAAAGTATGGGCACGAAAGTATCGGGCAAGCTGGCCGGCAAGGCCGCCGGTGAAGCAGCGGCGGGCGTCGCTGCGAAAACCGGCGGGAAAGTCACAGCCAAAACCGGCGGCAAATTGTTCGGTTTGATTTTGGGTTTCGGCATTATCATTTGGGATGTGTGGGATCATTATGAAACGGAGGAAGTCGAGCGCCCGATGTTGCGTGAGGCGATCTCCGATTATTTCGTTGAAGTCAAACAAAGCCTACTTTATGAGCCGGAAACCGGTATCATGTCGATCGTTCATGGGATCGAAGGCAACGTTGTTTCATCGTTGCGCACGCAGCCGCCTCCACACAACCCTGAATTTAAGCAATAGCATCACCATGAAACAGAACAATCAAGCCATTTCAATTTGGCTCATCATCGGCGGGGCGGCGCTGTTCTTTTTGTTGATCATGATCATCGGCAACCTCCTCGTGATCGGCGAGAAGATCGGGCGTGTTCATCCGGCATTGGAAGCAGCATTTTATCTGCTGATTCTGGTTCTCGGTTTTGCCTTTTTTGTGCGTCCCGTTATGACGGTTCTAAAAGCGCCGGTTATACCGATTCATATGTTCGTTGCGCAAAACGGATTGACCGATGCACCAACCTGCCGTCGCATCGCAAAGACGATGATTAAACGGGGACGGCTGAACGCAGAAGAGCTGGCGCGTTTGCAGACTGCGATGCAGCAAGGCCTTGATCTCAATGAACCGTTGCGCACGCTCTTTACGCAGCGAGTCCAGCAGATGAACGCAATCGTTTCCAAGAATGCCAAACTTGTTTTCGTGTCAACGGCCATCTCGCAAAACGGCCGGCTCGACACCGTCATGGTGATCGGCACGAACGTTCGCATGGTGCGGGAATTGGTGGCTAGTCTGGGATTTCGCCCGGCGTTGCCGCAATTGGTGAAGATGTATACCAGCATCGCTGCGGCAGCATTGATTGCCGAGGGCTTGGAAGATCTGGAATTGGAACAGGTTTTCCCCAATCTCGGCATGGGCGTGTTGGGCGCGATTCCCGGCTTTCAATTAATTACCGCTTCCTTGCTGCAAGGCATGGCGAATGCGTTTCTCACGCTGCGTGTGGGTGTGATGACGAAGAATTATCTGCTCGCCGCCGGCCAGAACTTTGTGCGCAAGGAGGCGCGCCGCGCTGCCAATCGCGAAGCGGTGAGGATGCTCAAACCCGTGATAAAAGAAGGATTGGTGTTGATGCCGGTGTCTCTGAAAGAAGCCTGGGTGAGGCTGTTCTAGCTTTACCCCAATCTCT
This window encodes:
- the ispG gene encoding (E)-4-hydroxy-3-methylbut-2-enyl-diphosphate synthase, whose protein sequence is MISSFVKFCEHPFFYRRRPTHEVKVGDIGIGCENPIRVQSMTISDTMDTAATVKETIQLHEAGCEIVRITAPSMNEAENLRNIKAELRRQNIRVPLVADIHYTPNAALVAAEIVEKVRINPGNYADKKKFEVREYTEAEYQGELERIAQRFSPLVKKCRANGVSMRIGVNHGSLADRIMNRYGDTPEGMVQSALEFIRICESHGYKDIVVSMKSSNPQVMIQAYRLLAARMYELGMTYPFHLGVTEAGDGEDGRIKSAVGIGALLEDGLGDTIRVSLTEDSIYEIPVAQALV
- a CDS encoding nucleotidyltransferase domain-containing protein — translated: MNNRMHKKLQQALACEAAILFAYLFGSAAVNETTPLSDIDIAVFPAKKLSLDERLGIIQRLGKKTALENLDVTFLDRLENLYLMNSIFEQGILLLDRDRDHRELFEVMAHHRFLDFQYQRKLYLGV
- a CDS encoding DNA-binding protein, which produces MRIGILGSGDVGKALATGFIKYGYEVMVGTRNPGKLSAWKASAGKDGRVGTFAETAAFGEMLVLAAKGTIAQSTLRLAGEENLKGKIIIDTTNPIAETPPENGVIKYFTSLDNSLMEQLQAAFPETHFVKAFSCIGNAFMINPNFGGIKPSMFICGNHQNAKNEVSKILDLFGFEVEDMGGVEAARAIEPLCILWCIPGFLHNDWTHAFKLLKK
- a CDS encoding DUF697 domain-containing protein, translating into MCGIIMKRRKSSARCCVRRSPIISLKSNKAYFMSRKPVSCRSFMGSKATLFHRCARSRLHTTLNLSNSITMKQNNQAISIWLIIGGAALFFLLIMIIGNLLVIGEKIGRVHPALEAAFYLLILVLGFAFFVRPVMTVLKAPVIPIHMFVAQNGLTDAPTCRRIAKTMIKRGRLNAEELARLQTAMQQGLDLNEPLRTLFTQRVQQMNAIVSKNAKLVFVSTAISQNGRLDTVMVIGTNVRMVRELVASLGFRPALPQLVKMYTSIAAAALIAEGLEDLELEQVFPNLGMGVLGAIPGFQLITASLLQGMANAFLTLRVGVMTKNYLLAAGQNFVRKEARRAANREAVRMLKPVIKEGLVLMPVSLKEAWVRLF